A window from Desulfotignum phosphitoxidans DSM 13687 encodes these proteins:
- a CDS encoding AAA family ATPase, translating into MKQRTDPMMIPEFEKIVRQVGSVVLGKEPQIRLALACLFAKGHLLIEDLPGIGKTTLAKVLARCMGLKFQRMQFTSDLLPGDILGMSVFDSHTATFTFHPGPIFTQVFLADEINRATPKSQSALLEAMEEEQVTIEGETRSLEAPFFVIATQNPMEQAGTFALPESQMDRFLMRIHLGYPDRAAEKQILTGTGAEPALAAVTPFMDKTEVLKIQKAVEQVHVSDTFLTYLQDILAFTRTSGKFQVGLSPRAGLSLSRAARSWAYLHGRDHTLPEDLQQILPWVAGHRLRSSRDLIEFSRDPLMDLFSTVPVPV; encoded by the coding sequence ATGAAACAGCGCACAGACCCCATGATGATTCCGGAATTTGAAAAAATCGTCCGCCAGGTGGGTTCCGTGGTGCTGGGCAAAGAACCTCAGATCCGCCTGGCCCTGGCCTGTCTTTTTGCCAAAGGACATCTGCTCATCGAAGATCTGCCCGGCATCGGCAAAACCACGCTGGCAAAAGTGCTGGCCCGGTGTATGGGACTGAAATTTCAGCGCATGCAGTTTACTTCAGACCTGTTGCCCGGGGATATTCTGGGCATGTCGGTGTTTGACTCGCATACGGCCACGTTCACCTTTCATCCCGGTCCCATTTTCACCCAGGTATTTTTAGCCGATGAGATCAACCGGGCCACGCCCAAAAGCCAGAGCGCCCTGCTGGAAGCCATGGAAGAGGAGCAGGTAACCATTGAAGGAGAAACCCGGTCCCTGGAAGCCCCTTTTTTTGTCATCGCCACCCAGAACCCCATGGAACAGGCCGGCACCTTTGCCTTGCCCGAATCCCAGATGGACCGGTTTCTCATGCGCATCCACTTAGGGTACCCGGACCGGGCCGCAGAAAAACAGATTCTGACCGGCACGGGTGCGGAACCGGCCCTGGCGGCCGTTACCCCCTTTATGGACAAAACCGAAGTGCTCAAGATCCAAAAGGCCGTGGAACAGGTCCATGTGTCAGACACGTTTTTGACCTATCTCCAGGATATCCTGGCGTTCACCCGCACATCCGGAAAATTTCAGGTGGGGCTGTCCCCCCGGGCCGGGCTGTCCCTGTCCCGGGCGGCCCGGTCCTGGGCATATCTTCATGGCCGGGACCATACCCTGCCCGAAGACCTTCAGCAGATCCTGCCCTGGGTGGCCGGGCACCGCTTGAGATCCAGCCGGGACCTGATTGAATTTTCCCGGGACCCGCTCATGGATCTGTTCAGCACCGTGCCGGTCCCCGTGTGA